From Micromonospora echinospora, one genomic window encodes:
- a CDS encoding preprotein translocase subunit TatB, with protein sequence MFDNLGAFEVGALLLLALLIFGDRLPAVISDGLRMVRNLRNMARNATTDLSRELGTDIQLEDLHPKAFIRKHLLSEEDEQAIRKPLQGIYDDLRTDVTGVHQELKDVAAATDLRSGPAPAATPPRPRSFDTDAT encoded by the coding sequence GTGTTCGACAACCTGGGCGCGTTCGAGGTCGGTGCGCTGCTGCTGCTCGCGTTGCTGATCTTCGGCGACCGGCTGCCGGCGGTGATCAGCGACGGCCTGCGGATGGTGCGCAACCTGCGCAACATGGCCCGGAATGCCACCACCGACCTGAGCCGGGAGTTGGGCACCGACATCCAGCTGGAGGACCTGCATCCCAAGGCGTTCATCCGCAAGCACCTGCTCAGCGAGGAGGACGAGCAGGCGATCCGGAAGCCGTTGCAGGGCATCTACGACGACCTGCGCACCGACGTCACCGGCGTGCACCAGGAGCTGAAGGACGTGGCCGCCGCGACGGACCTGCGCTCCGGACCCGCCCCGGCCGCCACGCCGCCCCGGCCCCGCAGCTTCGACACCGACGCCACCTGA
- a CDS encoding DUF3117 domain-containing protein, with the protein MAAMKPRTGDGPLEVTKEGRGIVMRVPLEGGGRLVVEMTPDEANALGDALKAAAG; encoded by the coding sequence ATGGCGGCGATGAAGCCGCGGACGGGCGACGGTCCGCTGGAGGTCACCAAGGAGGGCCGGGGCATCGTCATGCGGGTTCCGCTGGAGGGTGGTGGCCGGCTCGTCGTCGAGATGACTCCCGACGAGGCCAACGCGCTCGGTGACGCGTTGAAGGCAGCCGCCGGCTGA
- a CDS encoding O-methyltransferase, which yields MHFAESYVAEDIVLRTARSLAEEVGVDAVTTGAGAALRLLAAAGSARAVVEIGTGTGVSGIWLLRGMRADGVLTTIDVEIEHQRIARRIFAEAGFPAGRTRIITGRALDVLPRLADGAYDLVFVDAEVTGVSACVEAALRLLRPGGVLAVNGALAGGRIGDPAARDLETVTLREAMKALRESDEWVPALLPVGHGLLAAIRC from the coding sequence CTGCATTTCGCCGAGTCGTACGTCGCCGAGGACATCGTCCTGCGCACCGCCCGCAGTCTCGCCGAGGAGGTGGGCGTCGACGCGGTGACCACCGGAGCCGGCGCCGCCCTGCGGCTGCTCGCCGCCGCCGGCAGCGCCCGGGCGGTGGTGGAGATCGGCACCGGCACCGGGGTCAGCGGCATCTGGCTGCTGCGCGGCATGCGGGCCGACGGCGTGCTCACCACCATCGACGTGGAGATCGAGCACCAGCGCATCGCCCGCCGGATCTTCGCCGAGGCCGGCTTCCCCGCGGGGCGTACCCGGATCATCACCGGTCGCGCCCTGGACGTGCTGCCCCGCCTCGCCGACGGCGCGTACGACCTGGTGTTCGTCGATGCCGAGGTGACCGGGGTGAGCGCCTGCGTGGAGGCCGCGCTGCGGCTGCTCCGCCCGGGCGGGGTGCTCGCCGTCAACGGCGCGCTGGCCGGCGGGCGGATCGGCGACCCGGCCGCCCGCGACCTGGAGACGGTGACCCTGCGCGAGGCCATGAAGGCCCTCCGGGAGTCGGACGAGTGGGTGCCCGCCCTGCTCCCGGTCGGCCACGGCCTGCTCGCCGCCATCCGCTGCTGA
- a CDS encoding leucyl aminopeptidase family protein, giving the protein MLDIRLVTGPDRFDTLVLPVRSVEGTDAPAALVPTAATLSDDLVAEATALVPAAALTGAAGETRIHLRPLATPVRLLLLGVGDGDETGWRAAGAALVRALAEQSTATVALPADAPAEAVRGLAEGALLASYRFRLTDAGSTPALTGLEIAVAEPERYAAALDTAGTTARMTCFARDLTNMPSSVKNPEWFADQVAGLAADLPEVDLRVWQPDELAEAGFGGILAVGGGSAKGPRLVELGWHPAGATTHVVLVGKGITFDTGGISIKPLSGMKLMRKDMAGAAAVVAATLGAAALRLPVRVTALAPLAENMVSGSAFRPGDVIQHYGGLTSESTNSDAEGRLVLADALAYAVDRLAPDVLVDLATLTGANSIALGSRTAALYTENDGLAEALVSTAAEAGERSWRMPLVGDYVEYLGSDLADFYSAPNRGAGSVVAALYLREFTGDLRDRWVHFDMSAPAWSSDSNGELAKGATGWGVRGLLRWLATLA; this is encoded by the coding sequence GTGCTGGACATCCGCCTGGTGACCGGTCCCGACCGGTTCGACACCCTCGTCCTACCTGTCCGAAGCGTCGAGGGGACGGACGCCCCGGCGGCGCTGGTCCCGACGGCGGCAACACTCTCCGACGACCTGGTCGCGGAGGCCACCGCGCTGGTGCCGGCGGCGGCACTGACCGGGGCCGCCGGTGAGACCCGGATCCACCTGCGCCCCCTGGCCACCCCCGTACGGCTGCTGCTGCTCGGCGTGGGCGACGGCGACGAAACCGGTTGGCGGGCCGCCGGGGCGGCGCTGGTGCGTGCCCTCGCGGAACAGAGCACCGCCACCGTGGCCCTGCCGGCCGACGCGCCGGCCGAGGCGGTACGCGGCCTGGCCGAGGGGGCGCTGCTGGCGTCCTACCGGTTCCGGCTGACCGACGCCGGCTCGACCCCCGCGTTGACCGGACTGGAGATCGCGGTCGCCGAGCCGGAGCGGTACGCTGCCGCGCTCGACACGGCCGGGACCACCGCCCGGATGACCTGTTTCGCCCGGGACCTGACCAACATGCCGTCGTCGGTGAAGAACCCGGAGTGGTTCGCCGACCAGGTCGCCGGGCTCGCCGCCGACCTGCCCGAGGTCGACCTGCGGGTCTGGCAGCCCGACGAGCTCGCCGAGGCGGGCTTCGGCGGCATCCTCGCCGTGGGCGGCGGCTCGGCCAAGGGGCCCCGCCTCGTCGAGCTGGGCTGGCACCCGGCCGGCGCGACGACGCACGTGGTGCTGGTCGGCAAGGGGATCACCTTCGACACCGGCGGCATCTCGATCAAGCCGTTGTCCGGCATGAAGCTGATGCGCAAGGACATGGCGGGGGCCGCCGCCGTGGTGGCCGCGACCCTCGGGGCCGCCGCGCTGCGCCTCCCCGTCCGGGTCACCGCCCTCGCGCCGCTGGCCGAGAACATGGTCTCCGGCTCGGCCTTCCGGCCGGGTGACGTGATCCAGCACTACGGCGGGCTGACCAGCGAGTCCACCAACTCCGACGCCGAGGGACGGTTGGTGCTCGCCGACGCGCTCGCGTACGCGGTGGACCGGCTCGCCCCCGACGTGCTGGTCGACCTGGCCACGCTCACCGGGGCGAACTCGATCGCGCTGGGCTCGCGGACCGCCGCGCTCTACACCGAGAACGACGGGCTGGCCGAGGCGTTGGTCTCCACCGCCGCCGAGGCGGGCGAGCGGTCCTGGCGGATGCCACTGGTGGGCGACTACGTGGAGTATCTCGGCAGCGACCTGGCCGACTTCTACAGCGCCCCGAACCGGGGCGCTGGCTCCGTGGTCGCCGCCCTGTACCTGCGGGAGTTCACCGGGGACCTGCGGGACCGCTGGGTGCATTTCGACATGTCCGCGCCCGCCTGGTCGTCCGACTCGAACGGGGAACTCGCCAAGGGCGCCACCGGCTGGGGCGTCCGGGGTCTGCTCCGCTGGCTGGCGACGCTGGCCTGA
- a CDS encoding S1C family serine protease: MTDGWDWRRPAANDSAPTRPPVAGGAPTGGAYGGPTNGAGGAYGAPTHGAGGSYPTTVTTSPWWSDALADPWRDPAAPTAVVLPAVPVPGTEPEPVADPDTPRRPVLRQVLLIAVVSALLAGTLGGALGYTFAVRGGVGGTVLGAQSQDPPVAAQRKPDSLAGVAARVLPSVVTVRVGGAAGTSEGSGFIASADGHVITNDHVVAGGNGRTTVIFNDGSSAPATLVGQDPESDIAVIKVARTGLRPVEFGDSDALAVGDPVLAIGSPLSLANTVTAGIVSALDRTMRAGEPGGPVRYYAAIQTDAAVNHGNSGGPLVDGAGRVIGVNSTIKSLVSDGQEAGNIGLAFAIPINQAKRITQDIIGTGKARRTVIGAEVPGPGAAPGTGGVRLVTVEPSGPAAGAGLKAGDVILRLAGRPLSEPTDLIALVRKFAPGSVVTVEYRRGSSLDSASVTLAADAK, from the coding sequence GTGACCGACGGCTGGGACTGGCGCCGGCCCGCCGCGAACGACTCCGCGCCGACGCGGCCACCGGTGGCCGGGGGAGCGCCGACGGGCGGTGCGTACGGGGGGCCGACGAACGGCGCGGGCGGTGCGTACGGGGCACCGACGCACGGTGCGGGCGGGTCGTACCCCACTACAGTTACCACCTCGCCGTGGTGGTCCGACGCGCTCGCCGACCCGTGGCGGGACCCGGCCGCGCCCACCGCCGTGGTGCTGCCGGCCGTGCCGGTACCGGGGACGGAACCGGAGCCGGTGGCCGACCCGGACACGCCCCGCCGACCGGTGCTGCGTCAGGTGCTGCTGATCGCCGTGGTCTCCGCGTTGCTCGCCGGCACGCTCGGCGGGGCACTGGGCTACACGTTCGCGGTGCGCGGTGGCGTGGGCGGGACGGTGCTCGGGGCCCAGTCGCAGGACCCGCCGGTGGCCGCCCAGCGCAAGCCCGATTCCCTGGCCGGGGTCGCCGCGCGGGTGCTGCCCAGCGTGGTCACCGTCCGGGTCGGTGGTGCCGCCGGCACCAGCGAGGGCTCGGGCTTCATCGCCAGCGCCGACGGCCACGTGATCACCAACGACCATGTGGTCGCCGGCGGCAACGGCCGGACGACCGTGATCTTCAACGACGGTTCCTCGGCCCCGGCCACCCTGGTCGGTCAGGATCCGGAATCCGACATCGCTGTCATCAAGGTCGCCCGGACCGGGCTGCGGCCGGTGGAGTTCGGCGACTCGGACGCCCTCGCGGTCGGCGACCCGGTGCTCGCCATCGGTTCGCCGCTCTCCCTGGCGAACACGGTCACCGCCGGCATCGTCAGCGCCCTGGACAGGACCATGCGGGCCGGTGAGCCGGGTGGACCGGTGCGCTACTACGCGGCGATCCAGACCGACGCCGCGGTCAACCACGGCAACTCCGGCGGCCCGCTGGTGGACGGCGCGGGGCGGGTCATCGGGGTGAACTCGACGATCAAGTCGTTGGTCTCCGACGGGCAGGAGGCCGGCAACATCGGTCTCGCCTTCGCCATCCCGATCAACCAGGCCAAGCGCATCACCCAGGACATCATCGGCACCGGCAAGGCCCGCCGCACGGTGATCGGCGCCGAGGTGCCCGGACCGGGTGCGGCCCCCGGCACCGGGGGCGTACGGCTGGTCACGGTCGAGCCCTCCGGGCCGGCGGCCGGGGCCGGGCTGAAGGCCGGGGACGTGATCCTCCGGCTCGCCGGGCGTCCGCTGTCCGAACCCACCGACCTGATCGCCCTGGTCCGCAAATTCGCCCCCGGTTCGGTGGTGACGGTCGAGTACCGGCGTGGATCGTCCCTGGACAGCGCATCGGTGACGCTCGCCGCAGACGCCAAGTAG
- a CDS encoding Mrp/NBP35 family ATP-binding protein, translated as MSAPVSTVSDAVQAALATVDDPEIRRPITDLGMVRSAVVGDDGVVRVELLLTVAGCPLKEKLRADITAAVGAVPGVTGVEIEFGVMSPEQRQSLQAKLRGGGATEEPVIPFAQPGSRTRVYAVASGKGGVGKSSVTVNLAAALAARGLSVGVVDADIYGHSVPRMLGADARPTRVEDMIMPPQSHGVKVISIGMFTAGNAAVVWRGPMLHRALQQFLADVYWGDLDVLLLDLPPGTGDVAISLAQLLPNAEILVVTTPQTAAAEVAERAGAIALQTHQRVVGVIENMSWLELPDGSRMEVFGSGGGTTVAESLTRTIGAQVPLLGQIPLDTRVREAGDAGTPIVLAEPAAPAAKALDAVADRLAVRRESLLGKPLGLKPAGR; from the coding sequence ATGTCAGCACCCGTCAGCACCGTCTCCGACGCCGTCCAGGCCGCGCTGGCCACCGTCGACGACCCCGAGATCCGCCGGCCGATCACCGACCTCGGCATGGTCCGCTCCGCGGTCGTCGGCGACGACGGCGTCGTCCGGGTCGAGCTGCTGCTCACCGTTGCCGGCTGCCCGCTGAAGGAGAAGCTGCGCGCCGACATCACCGCCGCCGTCGGGGCGGTACCCGGGGTCACCGGTGTGGAGATCGAGTTCGGCGTGATGAGCCCCGAGCAGCGGCAGTCGCTCCAGGCGAAGCTGCGCGGCGGCGGCGCGACCGAGGAACCGGTCATCCCGTTCGCCCAGCCCGGCTCCCGGACCCGGGTGTACGCGGTGGCCAGTGGCAAGGGCGGCGTCGGCAAGTCCAGCGTGACGGTCAACCTCGCCGCGGCGCTCGCCGCCCGGGGGCTCTCCGTCGGTGTGGTCGACGCGGACATCTACGGCCACTCGGTGCCCCGGATGCTCGGCGCGGACGCCCGTCCGACCCGGGTCGAAGACATGATCATGCCGCCCCAGTCCCACGGCGTGAAGGTCATCTCGATCGGCATGTTCACCGCCGGCAACGCCGCCGTGGTGTGGCGCGGCCCGATGCTGCACCGGGCGTTGCAGCAGTTCCTCGCCGACGTCTACTGGGGCGACCTGGACGTCCTCCTGCTCGACCTGCCCCCGGGCACCGGCGACGTGGCGATCTCCCTGGCCCAGCTGCTGCCGAACGCGGAGATCCTGGTGGTCACCACCCCGCAGACCGCCGCCGCCGAGGTGGCCGAGCGGGCCGGTGCGATCGCCCTCCAGACCCACCAGCGGGTGGTCGGTGTGATCGAGAACATGTCCTGGCTGGAGCTGCCGGACGGCTCCCGGATGGAGGTCTTCGGTTCCGGTGGCGGGACGACCGTGGCCGAGTCGCTGACCCGGACCATCGGCGCGCAGGTGCCACTGCTCGGGCAGATCCCGCTGGACACCCGGGTCCGTGAGGCCGGCGACGCCGGCACTCCGATCGTGCTGGCCGAGCCGGCGGCCCCGGCTGCGAAGGCGCTGGACGCGGTCGCCGACCGACTGGCCGTACGCCGTGAGTCGCTGCTCGGAAAGCCCCTCGGGCTCAAGCCCGCCGGCCGCTGA